Genomic DNA from Aerosakkonema funiforme FACHB-1375:
TAGCAACAGTTGTATCTCCTGGCAACAAAATTGCATATGAAAAACGGGTGCGTCCAAAGTTCCAAGCAGAACGCGATCGCGACTTTGAAACGCGAGAAGAAGTGCGTGAAGCCATGAAAAAAGACCCTCACTATCAAGCTTGGAGCGCCTTACGCAGATCTAGTATGGAAATGAGACAACAAGCGGGTCGATCGTTGGTATTGCATCAAGCAAATGAACTTGCCGAAAAAGCAGAGCGTTTGAATCAAGGCAAAGATACTCTTAAACTCAATCCAGATCTGGAAATTCCCCATTATGTTCGAGTGGTAGATCATCACTGTATGCCAGGTAGTTATTACACAGAACTCATGGAGGGAGACGTAACAGCTGCGGCTAATTATGACTCCGGATTATTTGTAACAACAACTGGCTTACTGGGACGAATGAACGATGGCGGAGGTAGAGCGATTTCCCAGTGGCTGAAAACCGAGCATCCCGAATTTCAGCCCAAACGCATACTCGATATCGGTTGTGGATTGGGTCACAACGTAGTTCCCATCGCCCAAGCTTATCCCGATGCTGAAGTCATTGCTATTGATGTAGCCGCTCCTATGTTGAGATACGGACACGCTCGCGCTCAAGACTTGGGTGTAAATAACATCACCTTTATCCAGATGGATGGAGCGAATAGCGGATTTGCAGATCGATCGTTCGATTGGATTCAGACCACCATGTTTTTGCACGAAACTTCCTCCAAATCCCTCCACCGAATCGGAAAAGAAATTTATCGTATGCTCAAGCCAGGTGGTTTGACTCTGCATATCGAACAACCGCAATATAGCGAAGATATGGAACTATACGAGCAATTTATCCGTGATTGGGATGCCTATTACAACAACGAACCCTTTTGGTCTAAAATGCACGATATAGATGTAAAAGAACTCCTAACCAAAGCGGGTTTTAAAGAGGAAGCATTCATCCAAATAGCTGTCAAAGCAGCCAATGACATAGCAGAAGGTCAACAAGCCGAAAAAACTGTAGAAGATTACGGTCGATCGCCTATTTGGAATGTATTTGGGGCTTGGAAATAATATTGTGAAAACAAATAATTATGGAAGCGATCGATCGCCTGTTGTTAGCCAACAGTAAGAGTAAAGGAAAACGCCCATATTTCTTTGACGATCCCGCCGTCGAACGGGTACTCAATATCACCCTGGCTGTAGCAATGGAACACGCAGTTACCCGCGAACGCTTGGATACTATAGAGCGCCTCCTGATCGCAAAAGGAATACTGAGTCGAGCCGAAATTGATACCTACGAACCCGATACAATAGCTGCTGAGGAACGCCAGCGGTGGCAAGCGGAATACATCGCTCGTATCCTGCGGATTATTCAACAGGAATTGGAAGCTTTGGAAAATCCAGAAAATAACCGGGATGTCGAAGATATCGCAGAAGAACTAGGACGTACCTAACAATTACAATGACAACTCCAATTGAGCAAATAGATAGCTTTTATCGATCTATTGTTGGCAAAGAGGTAGACAGTATTTGCGCGAATTACGTTCCTAATGAAGATACTTACGTTTTTGTAGAAGGGCCTCGCTACTCTACGCTTGGCTATCGCAATATTTCCAAAGGATGGCGAGATTTTTGCGATTCTTCGCTGAATTTGCAAAAAATTGAGTGGGTAGAAGGCCCCTTTACTGAAGAATCCGAAGATTTGGCTTGGGTAGCAGGAATGGTGCTGCTAACAGTAACTGTAAAAGGTCAACTGGTAAAACAAACGTTTCGGGCAACTTTTGTCCTTCGGAAAAATGAAGATGGTTGCTGGCAAATTCGGCACGAACATCTTTCCGCGCCGCTAAGTGACCCTTATGGCATCGGAGATTGGTTAAAAAAGAATTCTTAGCGATAAACTTTGTTTCTAAAAAGGTAATAATTTAGATCGATCGCATAGGTTCGTGTTGAATATCCCGCAGGTCTAGAAAATAACGTTATGTTGAGGAAAGAGTTACAATGACACAAACAAAACCGAATACGATCGAAGTTGCCCAGCAAGCATTTAAGCACTTATCTCACGGTTTGGCAACAGGTGACTGGAATCAACTTCTAGATATGCTCACCGATGATTTTACTTTTTGGTTTCCAGTCGGGCCATTTCACGGCTTGAATGTGGGTAAAGATAGGGTTCGCGAATTCTTTCAATATGTTTCTGAAACATTCAGCGAAGGAATTACAATTACTTCCGTCGATCGCATCACCAGCAACGAGACTACTGTTGTTTTCGAGTTCCGCGATGAAGGAACTTTGCGGGGTGAACCTTACAAAAATCGGGTAGCTATTTCTCTCGATATTCGCGGCGATAAGATTTGTGCCTATCGCGAATATTTTGGCAGCGACGGTAAATCGTATTAACTATAATGATTGATGGGTGATTTTTATCCCCATCTTCCTGCAAACGTTATAATGAAGTTATTGCAGCTTAGGAAGCAGTTTAGGTAAAAGTTGTGTTCGCTCAAAGAAAATATTCGTATTTTTTAATCTTACTTATTTTTATCGCAACTTGCAACAAAACTCCGACAAAGCCCAAGCATTGCAAAATGCTATGTTAAATACCATGAAAAAATATCCCAATCCGAGAGATTGGGCTGCTTTCATTCTAATCGGCTAAGCAGAATAATAACGCAATTTCATAGTTATTAATTGTGAGTCTGTAGGCTCACATCTTGCACCATTCTCAACAAGACCTGAAAAACCAGGTTTCTTTACGAAAAATCTAGGCTTTCAGGTTTAGCTATTTGCAAAAAACTCGGTTTTTAGCTCAGGTGCAAAATGTGAGTAGGGTGGGTTAGGCACGGGCAATAATTTCCGCGTCAAAATCAATAATTAATTTCCCATACCGTAACCCAATATATCACCAAAATGTCAGATCAAAAAGATTTTTCACCATCAACCCGAAAGAGCAAAAATATACCTTTTTACAAGACAAATTTAACAGACCATAACAAAATTTTAACTCATATCAGGTTTCATCGAATCGCGCCTCATCGCCAATCCCGATCGACAAAAGCTTGTAACGAACATTAGGAAGATGGTAACTTCTAAAAGCTACTTGGATGCAGGCGCTTAACTCGATCGCACTATGAAACGTTCCCTCATCTCCCTCCCTCTCAGCTTGATCCTACTGGAATCGGCTTTTCCAGTCGCCCTCGCCGCGCCACCCAGACAGCCAGATAAAAGCGTAGAATGCGAAATCCTGGTAATTGGCGGCGGACTTGCGGGTGCTGCGGCTGCTTACGAAGGATTGCTAGCGGGGAAAACCGTTTGTCTCACGGAAATCACCGACTGGGTGGGAGGACAAGTTTCATCCCAAGGTGTTTCCGCTTTGGATGAACGCACTACCCAGCGCCAAAGGCAATTCTTTTCGCGTGGATATCTGGATTTGCGAGAACGAATTAGACGCAAATATGGAAAACTCAATCCCGGCGAGTGTTGGGTAAGCGTAGCTTGTTTTATTCCCAGCGACGGACACAAATTTGTTTTTTCCATGTTGCAAAATGCCGAGAAACGAGGTAAAGGTAAATTGAAATGGTTTCCTTCTACGGTTGTGAAAGATTTGGAAATCAGTCAAAATGGGAAATTAATTGAAAGTGCGATCGCCATCCAACACAATCCCGCCAAAAACACACCACCGCTAAACACCGAACCTCTATCACAGACGATCGAAGACGCTTACCGCTACGAAAATTCATCTCGATTTGACAAAACAATTATCCGTTTCTTACCGTTAAAGCGTACTAAAAAATCCCAAACAACCCAGCCAACAAATTGGTACGTTATCGACGCCACCGAAACAGGAGAAATTATCGCCATTGCAGATGTTCCCTACCGACTAGGTATCGATCCTCGTTCTCATTTAGAACCTTCCGGTGCAAACGATACAGGCGATCCTTATTGCACCCAAGGATATACTTATACATTTGCAATGGAAGCAACCAAAGAACCGCAAACCCACCAAATGCCTCCCTTCTATTCCCGTTACAGTCCTTACTATAGTTTCGAGGCAAAACGATTTAACTTTGCATCAATTTTCACATACCGACGCATTTGGAGTAACCCAAATGCCCCCAAAGAATTAAAAATCAGAAGCCGAGAAACCTTTGGTGTAACACCTCCCAAACCGGGGGATATTTCCATGCAAAACTGGACTTGGGGGAACGATTATCGACCGGGAACTGCTCAAGATAACCTTATATATACTCGCGAACAATTGCAAGCATTAGGTCAGTTACAACCGTCCGGATGGATGGGAGGATTGCGAGTAGAAAGTTTGCGCGGTGGAGAAGAACTATCCCAAGGTTATTTTTACTGGTTAGTAGCAGGTACAACCGATTCACAACTCGGCGATGGTGTCAAGCAACCGCACCCGAACAACCGCTATCTTACCGGATTAAATTCACCGATGGGAACAGTTCACGGTTTATCCAAATATCCATATATAAGAGAAGGGAGAAGAATTATCGGCAGACCCGCGTGGGGACATCCCGAAGGCTTTACATTGTGGGAAGTCGATATTTCTCGAAAGAACTTTCGCGAGGATTATTATCGCAATAACCTATCAACAGAACAGTATCGCCGTTTGTGGGCATTATTGAGTGGTTTGAATGCAACTGCTGTAATTCGAGAAGCATTGTCTCCAGAACAAGTCAAAGAGCGATCGCGATCGGCCATATATCCCGATTCTGTAGGCATCGGTCACTATACAATAGACTTTCACCCTTGTTTAGCCAAAAGTCCCCCAGAAACTCCCGGAAACTACGGATATCCCAACGAAGCGATGGCAGCATCTCAATCTTACCCCTTCCAGATACCCCTACGCGCAATGATTCCCCAAAAAATTGATAATATGCTAATCGCTGGCAAAAGTATTGCCACCAGTCACTCAGCAGCAGCAGCATACCGAGTGCATTCTTTTGAATGGTCAGTTGGTGCAGCCGCCGGTACCACAGCAGCCTTCGCCTTAGAAAATAATCTCATGCCTTACCAACTCGTCGAACAACTTCCCCGCCAACAACCGCGACTCGAAGCCTTACAAAGACGCCTCCAACAAAATGGCAACCCCACCGCCTTTCCCGACACCTCAATATTTAACGAATTTGGCAAAAACTGGCAGTAGGTTAGGGGTTAGGGGTTAGGGGTTAGGGGTTAGGGAAAGAGGGTAATAGCAATTATAAATGATTGATGAAATCCTCTTTCTTCTTATCTTCCCTAGCATCCATCACCTAAAAAAATTGCCATCTTATCTGCGTTTATCTGCGTTTATCTGCCCACATCAGCGGTTAAATTTTAACAAACGATTCCTACAGACAATCCAGAACATCATTCATCTACTAACGACGCAACCGGACACAATATTAGGAGTTGAACAAAAATAACCATGAAACGCATACTAACCACCCTCACCCTCAGCTTAATTTTCCTAGAATCAGCATTTCCATTAGCCCTAGCCGCACCACCAAGACAACCAGATAAAACAGAAGAATGCGAACTTCTGGTTGTGGGAGGTGGACTTTCCGGTTCCGCCGCCGCCTACGAAGGTTTGCTAGCAGGAAAAACCGTTTGCCTAACAGAAATTACCGACTGGGTAGGCGGACAAATTTCTGCCCAAGGAACCTCCGCACTAGACGAACGACCGACTCAGAGGAAACTATTATATTATCCTCGCGGCTATTTAGAACTTCGCACCCGCATTGAAAAACATTACAAACGCCTCAACCCAGGTAAATGTTGGGTAAGCGAATCTTGTTTTCTGCCTCGCGACGGTCACAAACTTTTATTTGGCATATTAAAGGATGCGGAAGATCGCGGCAATGGTAAACTGAAATGGTTTCCCTCTACAGTAATTAAGGAATTAGAAATTAGTGGAGATGGAAAACAAATTCAAAGTGCTGTAGCGATTCAACACCGTCCGGCCAAAAATGCACCGCCCTTAAATACTCTACCTTTATCTCAGACGATCGAAGACAGCTATCGCTACGAAAATTCAGCCCAATTTGACAAATCTATCATCCGTTTCGTACCCAAAAAATCGCGAAAATCTGCCCAAAAACCAAAACCAGCCGATTGGTTTGTCATCGAAGCTACGGAAACCGGCGAATTAATTGGACTAGCTGATATTCCCTACCGTTTGGGTATCGATCCTCGTTCCGTCTTGGAACCTTCTTCTGCTAGCGAAAGCGGCGATGCTTACTGCACGCAAGGCTTTACTTATACCTTTGCAATGCAGGCAACTAAAGAACCGCAAAATCACACGCTGCCTTCATTTTACTCTCAATATGCGCCGTATTACAGCTATGAATTGCAGCGATTAGCGAGTTTCCCTCTTGTTTTCACTTATCGCCGGATTAAAAGTGTCAAACCAGATCGAAAATTGGGAACTAATCCGAGAGAATATCCGATCGATCCAGGCGATATTTCTATGCAAAACTGGACTTGGGGTAACGATTACCGTCCGGGAACATCGCAAGATAACTTTATCTATACTCGCGAACAGTTGCAAGCCACCGGACAGCTACAACCGGGTGGATGGATGGGCGGATTGCGGACGGAAACTCTTCGCAAAGGTGAGGAAAATGCGATCGGCTATTTTTACTGGCTGGTAACAGGGACTACCGACTCACAACTGGGTGATGGTGTGAAGAAACCGTACCCAAATCATCGCTATCTGAGCGGTTTAGATGCCCCAATGGGAACCGCACACGGGTTATCGAAGTATCCATATATACGTGAAGGACGCCGCATTATCGGACGCCCCAGCTTCGGTCAGCCGGAAGGTTTTACAGTCTGGGAAATTGATATTTCTCGGAATAATTTTCGCGATGATTATTACCGCAATAACCTGTCAGAGGAAGAGTATCGGCGTTTGTGGGCAATCCTTTCTGGTATAAATGCGCCCTCCGTACTCGCACAAATTGTATCTCCGGCAGATGTGAAACCGCGATCGCGTGCCTTCATTTTCCCCGATTCTGTCGGCATCGGTCACTATGCGATCGACTTCCATCCCTGCATGGCCCAAAGCCCACCAGAAGCCCCAGGTAACAAAGAACGCGAAGGAACAAGGAAAGGTCAAGGTCAAGCTTATCCCTTCCAAGTACCCCTACGGGCGATGATTCCCCAAAAAATCGACAATATGTTAGTTGCGGGTAAAAGTATCGCCACTAGCCACACCGCCGCAGCTGCCTATCGAGTACACTCGTTTGAATGGTCGGCGGGTGCAGCAGCCGGAACTACAGCCGCTTTTGCTCTGGAAAACGGTATTTTACCATATGAACTGGTCGATCGACTGCCCCAACAAGAACCGCAACTAGAAGCTTTGCAACGCCGTCTCGATCGTAACGGCAATCCTACAGCTTTCCCCAATACCTCGATTTTCAATACAAGGCAAGATTGGCAGTGATTGAAGGGGCTAGGGATTAGGGGCTAGAGGCTAGGGAAGAGGGGGAGCCAAAAGTCAAAAGTCAAAAGTCAAAATTCCTCCCTCTCTCTCTTCCCTCTTCCCTTTTCCCTCTTCCCTAGCCCCTAGCCCCTCCGCTCCCACTTCGGATTAAGATACATTAGTAAATTGTTGTTTCAGATTGTTAAGATATTTTCGGTCAGTTACCGAAAAAAAAGGGCTTCAAGCCTCTCCTTTCAAGGGGAATCATCAAAAAAATTCTCGCTTATTTCAAGGTCTATCCTTTCAAAGCCCAGCCAATCCAAAATCTAAAATCCAAAATCCAAAATCGAATGACTTATGGCGAATGCACCCATCATAGCTCCTGAGAAATCCAGTCAAGTTACCCGTAAGCCTTACCCGAATTACAAAGTAATCGTGCTGGATGATGATTTCAACACATTTCAGCACGTACATGATTGCTTGGTAAAATATATCCCAGGGATGACGAGCGATCGCGCTTGGGAGCTCACGAATCAGGTACACTATGAAGGTCAAGCCATCGTCTGGGTTGGCCCCCAAGAGCAAGCGGAACATTACCACCAACAACTGTTGCGGGCGGGACTGACTATGGCTCCCCTAGAGGCAGCATAAAATGAGTAACCCCAGCAGTGGCCGCGTCGTTCTCAATCATTCTACTCATATTACCGGCTTAATTCCAATCCTGGAAAAGCTAACCAAACATCCCGGTATTCAAACTATTACCCCCGCAGTGATTGGCAGAGCCAAAGGTCACTGCCCAAAATTGCAATTAAAAGTATCGGTGCCAATTCGCGGTGGTTTTAAATTAATAGCGCGACATGGCAAAACTTTTCAAGAAGTTTTTATTATTACTAGCTGCAAACAAGATGAATTGGAGGATGCGATCGCTCAAATCATCAAATAGACTTCTCCAGAAAAGAATCTTAGAGACAGGCAGGATGCCTATCCCACAAGAATTTTTGGAGATATCTAATAGTTTATCATATAATCCAGCTATTAGGCAAAGAAAGCGGATTTCTATGCAAAATCTTCGCTTTCAACCTAGAGATATAAGTAGAAAACCGATTTCTACCAACAATAAACATCTTCAAAAATTCTTGTGGGGTAGGCATCCTGCCTGCCTTAGTTTATGATATGAGTCAATGTCTGAACCCTAATTGCCAATTTTTAAACCCACCTCTCACCAAATTCTGTCAGCGCTGCGGTAACAAATTACTTTTAGCTGACCGTTATCGCGCCATAAAATATCTTGGTGAAGGTGGATTCGGTCGTACTTTTGAAGCGGTAGACGAACACCGTTTTGATACCCCCTGCGTAATTAAGCAGTTTTTGCCGCAACTGCAAAGTAGCGCTGCACTCCAGAAAGCTACCGAATTATTCAAGCAAGAAGGAATGAGACTGCGAGATTTGGGCAAACATCCCCAAATTCCCGACTTGCTGGCATTTTTTGAACAAGACAATCGTTTTTACCTGGTACAAGAATTTATAGACGGTCAGGATTTATTAAAAGAATTACAGCAACGGGGAAAATTCAGCGAACAGCAAGTTAGACAATTGCTCAATGAATTGCTGTCCGTCTTAGAATTTATCCACAATCAAAATGTCATTCATCGAGATATCAAACCAGATAATATTATTAGAAACGGTAACGGTTCTCTCGTTCTGATTGATTTTGGCGTTTCCAAACAATTAAGCGCTACCGTGCTTACGAAAATCGGAACTATTACCGGTACACCCGGTTATGCAGCACCCGAACAAATGCACGGTCATGTTTCTCCAGCTAGTGACCTCTATAGTTTAGCGGTAACTTGTATTCGGCTATTAACTGGGTGCTTGCTAGAAGAGAGAAATGGTGATTGGGTCGATAAACTTTTCGACCCGATGCAAATGCAGTGGGTATGGCGTCAGCAAAATGTTGCTGTAAGTAATGAATTGGGACTAATTTTAGATAAAATGCTATTGTTTCCCATCTCAGAACGCTATCAATCTGCTGCGGAAGTTCTCAAAGCGCTCAATTCCCCGCCAGTCTCATTTCCTCAGCCAAAAATTCAAGTTCCTGTTCCTAAAATATCAGTTCCCCAACCTCCTCAACCACAATCTCAATCTCAATCTTTTTCTGAAGATTTGGGTAATGATATCAAACTCGATATGGTTTACATTCCCGGCGGTACATTTACAATGGGTGCGCCGTCAACTGAATACAGAAGCAGAGATTGTGAAAGACCCCAACATGAGGTGACAATTAAACCCTTCTTAATGGGAAAATATCCAGTTACTCAAGCGCAGTGGAAAGCGGTTGCTAATCTTGCAAAAGTTAACCGCGACCTTCAAGCAGACCCATCTAGATTTAAAGGAGCAAATCGACCTGTAGAGTGTGTTTCGTGGTACGATGCTGTGGAATTTTGCGATCGCCTTTCCCAACACACTAGCAGATCTTATCGATTACCCAGCGAAGCAGAATGGGAATATGCTTGTCGCGCCGGAACAACAACGCCTTTTTACTTTGGTCAAACAATTACTCCCGAATTAGCTAATTACGATGCTAATTACACCTACGGCTTGGGGCGGAAAGGGAAATATCGTCGTGAAACTACCCCTGTAGGGAGCTTTCCTCCTAATGCTTTTGGCCTTTACGACCTCCACGGCAATATCTGGGAATGGTGCGCTGACCATTGGCACGATAATTATCAAGGCGCACCTAACGATGAAACTATATGGCTAACTAGCGATGAAAAATCTCCCCGACTGCGGCGCGGTGGTTCGTGGATCTACTCTCCCGATTACTGCCGCTCGGCTTTTCGCAATGGGTTTGATGCGGGCTACAGTTTCGGCAATATCGGTTTTCGGGTTGTGTGTGCTGCGGCGTAGACTTTATAGCCCTTTATACTCTTGCCCTTTTGCCCTTTACCCTCTTTTCTTTACCCTTCCCACCGAAGGCGTAAAAAATTTTTTTTAAATGAGGCAATTACCAATTATCCAAAAAACCTACAATTTGATGATTACCGGACTTTCCGATCTGCTGGATGGGCTGATTATAGCAAAGGATGCCACAAAAAAGCAAGACGGTTGCATAAACTTTATTTGTTAAAATCTTAAGTATTATTTACCCCGAAGTCCGATTACCAAATGTACGAATTTACCTTATCTTTACCAGAAGAAACAGCGTTAGCCCTGAAACTAACTCCCGAACAACTGCGCGATGAAGTCTGTTTAGCAGCAGCAATCAAACTATATGAATTAGGTAAACTTTCCGCTGGTGCTGCGGCTAATCTTGCTGGTATACCGCAAGTTGTATTTCTAACCAAGCTTGCTGATTACGGAGTTGACACATTTCGACTTACGGAAGAGGAACTGAAGGAGGATTTGGCGCGTGCCTAATGTCATTTCTGACACTTCGCCAATTCAATATCTTTACCAATTAAATTTGCTGGATTTGCTACCAAATTTGTATAGTGAAATTATAATACCCCAAGCTGTTGAGTCGGAAATTGCGACAGGCAAATTGTTAGGTATATCTCTGCCAAATCTAGCTTCTTTATCGTGGATAACTGTTCGCCAACATTTTAGCTAGTTTACGCCTTGAAACCAACGTAATTCGTTCCATTTTGAGGGCTGATTTTATGCGCCAGTCTCCTTTTTTCCAAGAAATTCTCCAAGAAGGAAGACACGAAGGAAGAACAGAAGAAGCACTGTTATTCGTTACACGCCTATTAGAGTGGAAATTTGGGGAAATCACTCCTTTGCTTCTAGAAAAAATCCGCAGTTTATCTGTCCAAGAATTAGAAAATTTAGGAGTAGA
This window encodes:
- a CDS encoding DUF4351 domain-containing protein — its product is MRQSPFFQEILQEGRHEGRTEEALLFVTRLLEWKFGEITPLLLEKIRSLSVQELENLGVDLLGFSEVTDLEAWLE
- a CDS encoding nuclear transport factor 2 family protein, which gives rise to MTQTKPNTIEVAQQAFKHLSHGLATGDWNQLLDMLTDDFTFWFPVGPFHGLNVGKDRVREFFQYVSETFSEGITITSVDRITSNETTVVFEFRDEGTLRGEPYKNRVAISLDIRGDKICAYREYFGSDGKSY
- a CDS encoding YybH family protein; translated protein: MTTPIEQIDSFYRSIVGKEVDSICANYVPNEDTYVFVEGPRYSTLGYRNISKGWRDFCDSSLNLQKIEWVEGPFTEESEDLAWVAGMVLLTVTVKGQLVKQTFRATFVLRKNEDGCWQIRHEHLSAPLSDPYGIGDWLKKNS
- a CDS encoding class I SAM-dependent methyltransferase, producing MMSKENLPPVWNRVGKHGVFPEANHDEIARYNFLANLNRYLATVVSPGNKIAYEKRVRPKFQAERDRDFETREEVREAMKKDPHYQAWSALRRSSMEMRQQAGRSLVLHQANELAEKAERLNQGKDTLKLNPDLEIPHYVRVVDHHCMPGSYYTELMEGDVTAAANYDSGLFVTTTGLLGRMNDGGGRAISQWLKTEHPEFQPKRILDIGCGLGHNVVPIAQAYPDAEVIAIDVAAPMLRYGHARAQDLGVNNITFIQMDGANSGFADRSFDWIQTTMFLHETSSKSLHRIGKEIYRMLKPGGLTLHIEQPQYSEDMELYEQFIRDWDAYYNNEPFWSKMHDIDVKELLTKAGFKEEAFIQIAVKAANDIAEGQQAEKTVEDYGRSPIWNVFGAWK
- a CDS encoding FAD-dependent oxidoreductase gives rise to the protein MKRSLISLPLSLILLESAFPVALAAPPRQPDKSVECEILVIGGGLAGAAAAYEGLLAGKTVCLTEITDWVGGQVSSQGVSALDERTTQRQRQFFSRGYLDLRERIRRKYGKLNPGECWVSVACFIPSDGHKFVFSMLQNAEKRGKGKLKWFPSTVVKDLEISQNGKLIESAIAIQHNPAKNTPPLNTEPLSQTIEDAYRYENSSRFDKTIIRFLPLKRTKKSQTTQPTNWYVIDATETGEIIAIADVPYRLGIDPRSHLEPSGANDTGDPYCTQGYTYTFAMEATKEPQTHQMPPFYSRYSPYYSFEAKRFNFASIFTYRRIWSNPNAPKELKIRSRETFGVTPPKPGDISMQNWTWGNDYRPGTAQDNLIYTREQLQALGQLQPSGWMGGLRVESLRGGEELSQGYFYWLVAGTTDSQLGDGVKQPHPNNRYLTGLNSPMGTVHGLSKYPYIREGRRIIGRPAWGHPEGFTLWEVDISRKNFREDYYRNNLSTEQYRRLWALLSGLNATAVIREALSPEQVKERSRSAIYPDSVGIGHYTIDFHPCLAKSPPETPGNYGYPNEAMAASQSYPFQIPLRAMIPQKIDNMLIAGKSIATSHSAAAAYRVHSFEWSVGAAAGTTAAFALENNLMPYQLVEQLPRQQPRLEALQRRLQQNGNPTAFPDTSIFNEFGKNWQ
- a CDS encoding CHAT domain-containing protein, whose protein sequence is MFVFFNLTYFYRNLQQNSDKAQALQNAMLNTMKKYPNPRDWAAFILIG
- the clpS gene encoding ATP-dependent Clp protease adapter ClpS, which produces MANAPIIAPEKSSQVTRKPYPNYKVIVLDDDFNTFQHVHDCLVKYIPGMTSDRAWELTNQVHYEGQAIVWVGPQEQAEHYHQQLLRAGLTMAPLEAA
- a CDS encoding DUF2103 domain-containing protein produces the protein MSNPSSGRVVLNHSTHITGLIPILEKLTKHPGIQTITPAVIGRAKGHCPKLQLKVSVPIRGGFKLIARHGKTFQEVFIITSCKQDELEDAIAQIIK
- a CDS encoding bifunctional serine/threonine-protein kinase/formylglycine-generating enzyme family protein; its protein translation is MSQCLNPNCQFLNPPLTKFCQRCGNKLLLADRYRAIKYLGEGGFGRTFEAVDEHRFDTPCVIKQFLPQLQSSAALQKATELFKQEGMRLRDLGKHPQIPDLLAFFEQDNRFYLVQEFIDGQDLLKELQQRGKFSEQQVRQLLNELLSVLEFIHNQNVIHRDIKPDNIIRNGNGSLVLIDFGVSKQLSATVLTKIGTITGTPGYAAPEQMHGHVSPASDLYSLAVTCIRLLTGCLLEERNGDWVDKLFDPMQMQWVWRQQNVAVSNELGLILDKMLLFPISERYQSAAEVLKALNSPPVSFPQPKIQVPVPKISVPQPPQPQSQSQSFSEDLGNDIKLDMVYIPGGTFTMGAPSTEYRSRDCERPQHEVTIKPFLMGKYPVTQAQWKAVANLAKVNRDLQADPSRFKGANRPVECVSWYDAVEFCDRLSQHTSRSYRLPSEAEWEYACRAGTTTPFYFGQTITPELANYDANYTYGLGRKGKYRRETTPVGSFPPNAFGLYDLHGNIWEWCADHWHDNYQGAPNDETIWLTSDEKSPRLRRGGSWIYSPDYCRSAFRNGFDAGYSFGNIGFRVVCAAA
- a CDS encoding UPF0175 family protein, with the translated sequence MYEFTLSLPEETALALKLTPEQLRDEVCLAAAIKLYELGKLSAGAAANLAGIPQVVFLTKLADYGVDTFRLTEEELKEDLARA
- a CDS encoding FAD-dependent oxidoreductase gives rise to the protein MKRILTTLTLSLIFLESAFPLALAAPPRQPDKTEECELLVVGGGLSGSAAAYEGLLAGKTVCLTEITDWVGGQISAQGTSALDERPTQRKLLYYPRGYLELRTRIEKHYKRLNPGKCWVSESCFLPRDGHKLLFGILKDAEDRGNGKLKWFPSTVIKELEISGDGKQIQSAVAIQHRPAKNAPPLNTLPLSQTIEDSYRYENSAQFDKSIIRFVPKKSRKSAQKPKPADWFVIEATETGELIGLADIPYRLGIDPRSVLEPSSASESGDAYCTQGFTYTFAMQATKEPQNHTLPSFYSQYAPYYSYELQRLASFPLVFTYRRIKSVKPDRKLGTNPREYPIDPGDISMQNWTWGNDYRPGTSQDNFIYTREQLQATGQLQPGGWMGGLRTETLRKGEENAIGYFYWLVTGTTDSQLGDGVKKPYPNHRYLSGLDAPMGTAHGLSKYPYIREGRRIIGRPSFGQPEGFTVWEIDISRNNFRDDYYRNNLSEEEYRRLWAILSGINAPSVLAQIVSPADVKPRSRAFIFPDSVGIGHYAIDFHPCMAQSPPEAPGNKEREGTRKGQGQAYPFQVPLRAMIPQKIDNMLVAGKSIATSHTAAAAYRVHSFEWSAGAAAGTTAAFALENGILPYELVDRLPQQEPQLEALQRRLDRNGNPTAFPNTSIFNTRQDWQ